Proteins encoded in a region of the Osmerus mordax isolate fOsmMor3 chromosome 17, fOsmMor3.pri, whole genome shotgun sequence genome:
- the ube2nb gene encoding ubiquitin-conjugating enzyme E2Nb isoform X2 — protein MSGLPRRIIKETQRLLAEPVPGIKAEPDEGNARYFHVVIAGPQDSPFEGGTFKLELFLPEEYPMAAPKVRFMTKIYHPNVDKLGRICLDILKDKWSPALQIRTVLLSIQALLSAPNPDDPLANDVAEQWKTNEAQAIETARTWTRLYAGNNIDV, from the exons GAGACTCAGCGCTTGCTAGCAGAGCCTGTTCCGGGGATAAAAGCAGAACCTGATGAAGGAAATGCACGCTACTTCCACGTGGTAATAGCGGGACCCCAGGACTCCCCTTTTGAAGGAGGAACCTTCAAACTTGAACTCTTTTTGCCAGAGGAGTACCCCATGGCAGCTCCCAAAGTACGATTCATGACAAAAATCTACCATCCCAATGTAGACAAGCTGGGGAGAATATGTCTAGATATTTTGAAAG ATAAGTGGTCTCCAGCCTTGCAGATTCGCACCGTGCTGCTATCCATTCAAGCATTATTAAGTGCTCCTAACCCCGATGACCCACTGGCAAATGATGTCGCTGAGCAGTGGAAAACAAATGAAGCCCAAGCCATAGAAACAG CCCGAACATGGACTAGGCTCTATGCTGGCAACAACATTGACGTATAG
- the ube2nb gene encoding ubiquitin-conjugating enzyme E2Nb isoform X1 — protein MHNLQNSTFYSNPPIFHETQRLLAEPVPGIKAEPDEGNARYFHVVIAGPQDSPFEGGTFKLELFLPEEYPMAAPKVRFMTKIYHPNVDKLGRICLDILKDKWSPALQIRTVLLSIQALLSAPNPDDPLANDVAEQWKTNEAQAIETARTWTRLYAGNNIDV, from the exons GAGACTCAGCGCTTGCTAGCAGAGCCTGTTCCGGGGATAAAAGCAGAACCTGATGAAGGAAATGCACGCTACTTCCACGTGGTAATAGCGGGACCCCAGGACTCCCCTTTTGAAGGAGGAACCTTCAAACTTGAACTCTTTTTGCCAGAGGAGTACCCCATGGCAGCTCCCAAAGTACGATTCATGACAAAAATCTACCATCCCAATGTAGACAAGCTGGGGAGAATATGTCTAGATATTTTGAAAG ATAAGTGGTCTCCAGCCTTGCAGATTCGCACCGTGCTGCTATCCATTCAAGCATTATTAAGTGCTCCTAACCCCGATGACCCACTGGCAAATGATGTCGCTGAGCAGTGGAAAACAAATGAAGCCCAAGCCATAGAAACAG CCCGAACATGGACTAGGCTCTATGCTGGCAACAACATTGACGTATAG